Proteins from a genomic interval of Prosthecodimorpha staleyi:
- a CDS encoding deoxyguanosinetriphosphate triphosphohydrolase produces MGATGLSGIGFGGEPRAPYASDPRTTRGRLVAEPESPTRTPYQRDRDRIVHSTAFRRLAHKTQVFVYHEGDHFRTRLTHTIEVAQIARALARALRLDEDLAEALALGHDLGHTPFGHAGERALNRAMLDHGGFDHNAQTLRVVTSLERRYAGFDGLNLSWEALEGLVKHNGPLTDTAGVPLPVHGEVGPLPYAIRVYQARHDLRLWSHAGLEAQVAALADDIAYDAHDIDDGLRAGLIAPDQLTEVPLVGDILREVRTRHPDLDLGRLIQEVTRRVITRMVEDVIAETLARIAADRPADADAVRHLARPMAAFSEAMAEADRGIKRFLYAHVYRAGSVMAVMRNAEQVVQALYAAYTAAPEEMPPEWRRGLDADDAGRRARRVADYIAGMTDRFAEIEHRRLFDATPDLR; encoded by the coding sequence GTGGGCGCGACCGGTTTGAGCGGGATCGGCTTCGGCGGCGAGCCGCGCGCGCCCTATGCCTCCGATCCGCGCACGACCCGGGGCCGCCTCGTCGCCGAGCCGGAAAGCCCGACCCGGACGCCCTATCAGCGCGACCGCGACCGAATCGTGCATTCGACCGCATTCCGCCGCCTCGCCCACAAGACGCAGGTCTTCGTCTATCACGAGGGCGATCATTTCCGCACCCGTCTGACCCATACCATCGAGGTCGCCCAGATCGCCCGCGCACTGGCTCGGGCGCTCCGGCTCGACGAGGATCTCGCCGAGGCGCTCGCGCTCGGCCACGATCTCGGCCACACGCCCTTCGGCCATGCCGGCGAACGCGCGCTGAACCGCGCCATGCTCGATCACGGCGGCTTCGACCACAATGCCCAGACGCTGCGCGTGGTCACCAGCCTGGAGCGACGCTATGCCGGTTTCGACGGCCTCAATTTGAGCTGGGAAGCGCTCGAAGGCCTCGTCAAGCACAACGGCCCGCTGACCGACACCGCCGGCGTGCCGCTGCCGGTGCATGGCGAGGTCGGCCCCCTGCCCTATGCCATTCGGGTCTATCAGGCGCGGCACGATCTCCGGCTCTGGTCCCATGCCGGGCTGGAGGCCCAGGTCGCCGCGCTTGCCGACGATATCGCCTACGACGCCCACGACATCGACGACGGCCTGAGAGCCGGCCTGATCGCGCCCGACCAGCTGACCGAGGTCCCGCTGGTCGGCGACATCCTGCGCGAGGTGCGCACACGCCATCCCGACCTGGACCTCGGGCGCCTGATCCAGGAGGTGACCCGCCGGGTGATCACCCGCATGGTCGAGGACGTGATCGCCGAGACGCTTGCCCGGATTGCCGCCGACCGCCCGGCCGATGCCGACGCGGTCCGCCACCTGGCCCGACCGATGGCCGCCTTCTCGGAGGCGATGGCCGAAGCCGATCGCGGCATCAAGCGTTTCCTCTATGCCCATGTCTACCGGGCGGGCAGCGTCATGGCGGTGATGAGAAACGCCGAGCAGGTCGTCCAGGCGCTCTATGCGGCCTACACGGCCGCGCCGGAGGAGATGCCGCCGGAATGGCGTCGCGGCCTCGACGCCGACGACGCCGGCCGCCGGGCCCGGCGGGTGGCCGACTACATTGCCGGCATGACCGACCGCTTCGCCGAAATCGAGCACCGGCGCCTGTTTGACGCGACCCCGGATTTGCGTTAG
- the scpB gene encoding SMC-Scp complex subunit ScpB, giving the protein MVEALLFAAAEPLDERTLAERLPAGADLRGALRDLEADYRARGVNLLRVAGKWMFRTASDLAWLMAREAHETRRLSRPALETLAAIAYHQPVTRAEVEAIRGVGLSKGTLDVLLETGWVRMRGRRRTPGRPVTYGTSEAFLIHFGLDSLRDLPGLEELKGAGLLEGRIPPGFHVPMPTDDPALTPDEDPIEPGELADLLTADEADEPEEADGT; this is encoded by the coding sequence ATGGTCGAGGCGCTGCTGTTCGCCGCCGCCGAGCCGCTCGACGAAAGGACCCTGGCCGAGCGCCTGCCGGCCGGCGCCGACCTGCGCGGCGCCCTGCGCGACCTGGAGGCGGACTACCGGGCCCGGGGGGTCAATCTCCTGCGCGTCGCCGGCAAGTGGATGTTCCGCACGGCCTCCGATCTCGCCTGGCTGATGGCGCGCGAGGCGCATGAGACCCGTCGCCTGTCGCGCCCGGCGCTCGAGACCCTGGCGGCGATCGCCTATCACCAGCCGGTGACACGGGCCGAGGTCGAGGCGATCCGCGGCGTGGGCCTCTCCAAGGGCACGCTCGATGTCCTGCTCGAAACCGGCTGGGTCCGGATGCGCGGGCGCCGGCGGACGCCGGGCCGCCCGGTCACCTACGGGACAAGCGAAGCCTTCCTGATCCATTTCGGCCTCGACAGCCTGCGCGATCTGCCCGGTCTCGAGGAATTGAAGGGCGCAGGCCTGCTCGAAGGACGCATTCCGCCCGGCTTCCATGTGCCCATGCCGACCGACGATCCCGCACTGACGCCCGACGAGGACCCGATCGAGCCGGGCGAACTCGCCGATCTGCTGACCGCCGACGAGGCAGACGAGCCCGAAGAGGCCGATGGAACCTGA
- the nagZ gene encoding beta-N-acetylhexosaminidase, translated as MSSNAAFISGCAGFELTDEEVAFFRDARPWGFILFKRNIQDRRQVSALTAQLRDVVGRPDAPVLIDQEGGRVQRMGPPEWPAYPSGRAFGQLAERDSAAGLRAAWLGARLIAADLAEVGIDVDCLPVLDVPVEGAHDVIGNRAYGREPTIVSALGRAAAEGLMAGGVLPVAKHIPGHGRAGVDSHLSLPVVDAPRADLEATDFPPFAALAGLPLGMTAHVVYTAIDPDRPGTLSPVVIEEIIRGRIGFNGCLMTDDISMQALAGSLRERSRAALDAGVDLVLHCSGRLEEMRMVAGACRPLDGAAALRAQAALDARRRPEPIDLAAARAELADLMAAAVV; from the coding sequence ATGTCGTCCAACGCCGCCTTCATTTCCGGCTGTGCCGGCTTCGAACTGACCGACGAAGAGGTCGCCTTCTTTCGCGACGCGCGGCCCTGGGGCTTCATCCTCTTCAAGCGCAACATCCAGGATCGCCGGCAGGTCTCTGCCCTGACAGCGCAATTGCGCGACGTCGTCGGTCGGCCGGACGCGCCTGTGCTGATCGACCAGGAGGGCGGTCGCGTGCAGCGGATGGGGCCGCCGGAATGGCCGGCCTATCCGTCGGGGCGCGCCTTCGGCCAACTTGCCGAGCGGGATTCCGCCGCCGGGCTGCGCGCAGCCTGGCTCGGCGCACGGCTGATCGCGGCCGACCTGGCCGAGGTCGGCATCGATGTCGACTGCCTGCCGGTGCTCGACGTGCCGGTGGAAGGCGCCCATGACGTGATCGGCAACCGCGCCTATGGCCGCGAACCGACGATCGTGTCGGCGCTTGGCCGGGCGGCCGCCGAGGGGCTGATGGCCGGCGGCGTGCTGCCGGTCGCCAAGCATATTCCCGGCCACGGCCGCGCCGGTGTCGACAGCCATCTGTCGCTGCCGGTGGTCGATGCGCCGCGCGCAGATCTCGAGGCGACCGACTTCCCGCCCTTCGCCGCGCTCGCCGGCCTGCCGCTCGGCATGACCGCGCATGTCGTCTACACGGCGATCGATCCCGATCGGCCCGGCACCCTGTCGCCCGTGGTGATCGAGGAGATCATCCGCGGCCGCATCGGTTTCAACGGCTGCCTGATGACGGACGACATTTCCATGCAGGCCCTGGCCGGATCGCTGCGCGAACGCAGCCGGGCTGCGCTCGACGCCGGGGTCGACCTCGTGCTTCATTGCAGCGGCCGCCTCGAGGAGATGCGGATGGTCGCTGGCGCCTGCCGACCGCTCGACGGTGCGGCGGCCCTGCGGGCGCAGGCGGCGCTCGACGCGCGGCGGCGGCCGGAGCCGATCGATCTGGCGGCCGCGCGCGCGGAACTCGCCGATCTGATGGCCGCGGCGGTCGTCTGA
- the argS gene encoding arginine--tRNA ligase, translated as MNVFVDFTIRVRKAVESLGLTATDGSALDLTRILIEPPRDPAHGDLATNAAMVLAKAAGENPRQLALKLVGELAADPDIAETEVAGPGFINLRLVPAYWTDLLGAILRAGDAFGRSGLGRNAPVNVEYVSANPTGPMHVGHCRGAVFGDALANLLGYAGWSVTKEYYINDAGAQVDVLARSAYLRYREALGETIEIPEGFYPGDYLKPVGAALAAAHGDALLSKPEAEWLPVVKRAAIDAMMAEIRKDLQLLNVHHDVFFSEASLQEPGHDRVRQAIAALEAKDLIYRGRLAPPKGQLPDDWEDREQVLFRSSAFGDDTDRPLMKSDGSYTYFASDIAYHYDKYLRGFHEMIDVWGADHGGYVKRMQAAVKAMTGDEGGLDVKLCQLVKLFRAGEPVKMSKRSGSFVTLADVVEEVGRDAVRFMMLYRKNDAPLDFDFQKVTDQSKDNPVFYVQYAHARCRSVFRQAAAELPHLDLSDAALAAAPLALLSDQGELALVRRLAEWPRLVESAASAHEPHRLAFYLHDLASELHGHWNRGKELPQLRFINVDDPLSSSARLAMVRAVALVLESGLAILGVTAPDEMR; from the coding sequence ATGAACGTCTTCGTCGATTTCACGATCCGTGTCCGCAAGGCGGTCGAAAGCCTGGGGCTGACGGCGACCGACGGATCGGCGCTCGATCTCACGAGGATCCTGATCGAGCCGCCGCGTGATCCCGCCCATGGCGACCTCGCCACCAATGCCGCCATGGTGCTCGCCAAGGCGGCCGGCGAGAACCCGCGTCAGCTGGCCCTGAAGCTGGTCGGCGAACTCGCCGCCGATCCCGACATCGCCGAAACCGAGGTCGCCGGGCCGGGCTTCATCAACCTGCGTCTGGTGCCGGCCTACTGGACCGACCTCCTCGGTGCGATCCTGCGCGCCGGCGACGCCTTCGGCCGCTCCGGCCTCGGCCGCAATGCACCCGTCAACGTCGAATATGTCTCGGCCAATCCGACCGGCCCGATGCATGTCGGCCACTGTCGCGGCGCGGTGTTCGGCGACGCGCTGGCCAATCTGCTGGGCTATGCGGGCTGGTCGGTGACCAAGGAATATTACATCAACGATGCCGGTGCCCAGGTCGATGTGTTGGCCCGGTCGGCCTATCTGCGCTACCGCGAGGCGCTCGGCGAGACGATCGAGATCCCGGAGGGCTTCTATCCGGGCGACTATCTGAAGCCGGTCGGCGCGGCGCTGGCCGCCGCCCATGGCGACGCTTTGCTGTCGAAGCCGGAGGCCGAATGGCTTCCTGTCGTCAAGCGGGCGGCGATCGATGCCATGATGGCGGAGATCCGCAAGGATCTGCAGCTCCTCAACGTCCATCACGACGTCTTCTTCTCCGAGGCCAGCCTGCAGGAGCCGGGTCACGATCGGGTCCGCCAGGCGATCGCCGCGCTGGAGGCCAAGGACCTAATCTATCGCGGCCGGCTGGCACCGCCCAAGGGGCAGCTGCCCGACGATTGGGAGGATCGCGAGCAGGTCCTGTTCCGGTCGAGCGCATTCGGCGACGATACGGACCGCCCGCTGATGAAGTCGGACGGCAGCTACACCTATTTCGCCTCGGACATCGCCTATCACTACGACAAGTATCTGCGCGGCTTCCACGAAATGATCGACGTCTGGGGCGCGGACCATGGCGGCTACGTGAAGCGCATGCAGGCCGCCGTCAAGGCGATGACCGGCGATGAGGGCGGGCTCGACGTAAAGCTCTGCCAGCTCGTGAAGCTGTTTCGGGCCGGCGAGCCGGTCAAGATGTCCAAGCGGTCGGGATCCTTCGTCACGCTGGCCGACGTCGTCGAAGAGGTCGGCCGCGACGCGGTCCGCTTCATGATGCTCTACCGGAAGAACGATGCGCCGCTCGACTTCGACTTCCAGAAGGTGACAGACCAATCCAAGGATAATCCGGTCTTCTACGTGCAATATGCCCATGCCCGCTGCCGATCCGTCTTCCGTCAGGCTGCCGCGGAATTGCCGCATTTGGACCTGTCGGACGCGGCCTTGGCGGCGGCGCCTCTGGCCCTTTTGAGCGATCAGGGCGAGTTGGCACTGGTGCGTCGCCTTGCCGAGTGGCCCCGGCTGGTCGAATCCGCAGCCAGCGCACACGAACCGCACCGGCTCGCCTTCTACCTCCACGACCTCGCCAGTGAACTGCACGGACACTGGAATCGGGGCAAGGAACTGCCGCAATTACGCTTTATTAACGTTGACGATCCATTGTCGTCCTCAGCCCGATTGGCAATGGTGCGTGCCGTTGCTTTGGTTCTCGAGTCCGGGCTCGCTATATTGGGTGTCACGGCACCCGATGAAATGCGATAA
- a CDS encoding SPOR domain-containing protein encodes MAELKRLPTGYDDRGPQDRSYEDDPLVELARIVSGGAPFPEPAQRGRAAAPEPRAAIPEPQPRAEIGRQPMPNQLSALEQELFSELRSTVDPDRTPRARVQPAASAAPPPAPQPPAAAQPVAQRAAMSAQPAPQPVRREPAPAPSQAAGGDFASHLANEQYRYVQSGVAAGSYDPAFDDFFDEPTMLIDPQQQRTGQQAGAHQGAAAHHGATGHALGGQSQGGSQGYSGRTQGGHGPLPGAQPGSQRPAPAASDFATPPMPPSVDSRVRAPQVEPTFGEFGREEIAAAAREAQPYLGGAPAMPEHPHSERSAARHVAREPRRGLMAAGMALGVFVLGGLGFLGWRAFATPGDGGTPPLIAADPKPMKVKPEGQATGPSGPKLTTDGSGEDKSRLVTRQEEPLDQVAGRTQDGRNVRVIPGAPNSAVAEQPRTVRTVVVRPDGTIVPSGDPARTVTTTPVRIGEPALPPGPAQPVVSLPPRANDPIAALSAPKAPSTGPVTSVGSGAPPLPAPGPAPVTTAATPPPAAPKPVVATPVTAPPSANLGLPGTPPAPPKPVVAPKPAVASQPLPAATGAPLALGAVPPTRLASNGPAATTSTPAPAALAPPAPISAPPPAASGDGAWAVQLAAAPSDAEARRVIADAQRKYSGVLGGRSTYVQVFGNYHRARVSAGSESEAKALCEQIKSQGGVCFTTRR; translated from the coding sequence ATGGCCGAACTGAAGCGACTGCCAACCGGTTATGACGATCGCGGACCTCAGGATCGCTCCTACGAGGATGATCCGCTGGTCGAACTGGCCCGAATCGTCAGTGGCGGCGCTCCTTTCCCGGAGCCGGCGCAGCGCGGCCGTGCGGCCGCGCCGGAGCCGCGGGCGGCGATCCCCGAGCCCCAGCCGCGTGCCGAAATCGGTCGCCAGCCGATGCCGAATCAACTGTCCGCCCTGGAACAGGAATTGTTCAGCGAACTGCGCTCGACGGTCGATCCCGATCGCACCCCGCGCGCCCGCGTCCAGCCCGCGGCGAGCGCCGCTCCGCCTCCGGCCCCCCAACCGCCTGCCGCCGCGCAGCCGGTCGCACAGAGAGCCGCCATGTCCGCGCAACCCGCTCCGCAGCCCGTCCGCCGCGAACCCGCGCCGGCACCGTCCCAGGCTGCCGGCGGCGACTTCGCCTCGCATCTTGCCAACGAACAGTATCGGTACGTGCAGAGCGGCGTCGCGGCCGGGTCCTACGATCCCGCCTTCGACGATTTCTTCGACGAGCCGACCATGCTGATCGATCCGCAGCAGCAGCGGACCGGCCAGCAGGCCGGCGCCCATCAGGGCGCTGCGGCGCATCACGGCGCCACGGGCCATGCGCTCGGCGGTCAGAGCCAGGGCGGTTCCCAGGGGTATTCCGGCCGCACTCAGGGTGGCCACGGCCCCCTCCCCGGCGCGCAACCGGGCAGCCAGCGGCCGGCGCCGGCTGCCTCCGATTTCGCCACCCCGCCGATGCCGCCGTCCGTCGATAGCCGGGTGCGCGCACCGCAGGTCGAGCCGACCTTCGGCGAGTTCGGACGCGAGGAGATCGCCGCCGCCGCCCGGGAAGCGCAGCCCTATCTCGGCGGCGCTCCGGCCATGCCGGAACATCCGCATTCGGAACGGTCCGCCGCGCGCCACGTCGCACGTGAGCCCCGCCGCGGCCTGATGGCGGCGGGTATGGCGCTCGGCGTCTTCGTGCTCGGCGGCCTCGGCTTTCTCGGCTGGCGCGCTTTCGCGACGCCCGGCGATGGCGGCACGCCGCCCCTGATCGCGGCCGATCCCAAGCCGATGAAGGTCAAGCCGGAAGGTCAGGCGACCGGACCGAGCGGCCCGAAACTGACCACCGACGGCAGCGGTGAGGACAAGTCGCGTCTGGTCACCCGCCAGGAAGAACCGCTCGACCAGGTCGCCGGCCGCACCCAGGACGGCCGCAACGTCCGGGTCATTCCGGGCGCGCCGAACTCCGCCGTCGCCGAGCAGCCGCGCACGGTGCGCACCGTCGTCGTTCGTCCGGACGGCACGATCGTACCGTCGGGCGATCCGGCCCGCACGGTGACCACCACGCCGGTCCGCATCGGCGAGCCCGCCTTGCCGCCGGGACCGGCGCAGCCGGTCGTCTCCCTGCCGCCGCGGGCCAACGATCCGATCGCGGCGCTGTCGGCCCCCAAGGCGCCGTCGACCGGCCCGGTCACGTCGGTCGGGTCCGGTGCGCCTCCGTTGCCGGCCCCCGGCCCGGCGCCGGTCACCACCGCCGCAACCCCGCCGCCGGCCGCGCCCAAACCCGTTGTGGCGACCCCGGTCACGGCGCCGCCGAGTGCCAATCTCGGCTTGCCCGGAACGCCGCCGGCACCGCCGAAGCCCGTCGTGGCCCCGAAGCCGGCCGTCGCCTCGCAGCCTCTGCCCGCCGCGACCGGCGCGCCGCTTGCGCTCGGCGCCGTTCCGCCGACCCGGCTCGCCTCGAACGGTCCGGCCGCAACCACGTCCACGCCCGCTCCCGCCGCGCTGGCGCCGCCCGCTCCGATCAGCGCTCCGCCTCCCGCAGCGTCCGGCGACGGCGCCTGGGCCGTGCAACTTGCTGCCGCTCCGTCCGATGCAGAAGCGCGCCGGGTCATCGCCGATGCTCAGCGCAAATATTCCGGCGTCCTGGGCGGCCGGTCGACCTACGTGCAGGTGTTCGGCAACTATCATCGGGCGCGCGTTTCGGCGGGCTCGGAGAGCGAAGCCAAGGCGCTCTGCGAGCAGATCAAATCCCAGGGCGGCGTCTGCTTCACCACCCGACGCTGA
- the erpA gene encoding iron-sulfur cluster insertion protein ErpA, whose amino-acid sequence MPPLSQTPIAVSERAAKRILKITAAEPEGTVLRVSVSGGGCSGFQYGFDLTRERADDDLVIERDGATVVIDPVSIEYMTGSEIDFVDSLIGQSFQIRNPNATASCGCGTSFSL is encoded by the coding sequence ATGCCCCCACTCTCCCAGACCCCCATCGCGGTTTCAGAGCGCGCGGCGAAGCGCATCCTGAAGATCACGGCCGCCGAGCCGGAGGGAACGGTGCTGCGCGTCTCCGTCTCCGGCGGCGGCTGCTCGGGCTTCCAGTACGGCTTCGACCTGACCCGCGAGCGCGCCGACGACGACCTCGTCATCGAACGCGACGGCGCCACGGTGGTGATCGACCCGGTTTCGATCGAATACATGACCGGCTCGGAGATCGATTTCGTCGACAGCCTGATCGGCCAGTCGTTCCAGATCCGCAACCCGAACGCCACCGCCAGCTGCGGCTGCGGCACCAGCTTCTCGCTCTGA
- a CDS encoding segregation and condensation protein A, translating into MPAESTRTVPPASAAAGRVGPVPDAAEDWNRPVRTAPAAGPAEDGGPALVVDVDGFEGPLDLLLSLARAQKVDLARISILALAEQYLAFVEAARETRLELAADYLVMAAWLAYLKSRLLLPSPPSDDQPSGEELAAALAFRLQRLEAMRAAAGALMERRRLGREVFARGRPEAVAVDRQDVWQASLYDLLTAYAGLRQRQMVTTVRVARRQVWALADARVILERLVGRIADWTPIVTFLGAYLSPEMRATVIASSFSASLELVREGKLEIRQAEAFEPLFIRTPPAPRDEPARGSE; encoded by the coding sequence ATGCCGGCCGAAAGCACCCGGACCGTGCCCCCCGCCTCCGCTGCCGCAGGCCGCGTCGGCCCGGTGCCGGACGCCGCGGAGGACTGGAACCGGCCGGTGCGCACCGCGCCGGCCGCCGGCCCGGCCGAAGACGGCGGCCCCGCACTGGTGGTCGATGTCGACGGCTTCGAGGGGCCGCTCGATCTGCTTCTGAGTCTTGCCCGCGCCCAGAAGGTCGATCTGGCGCGCATCTCGATCCTGGCGCTGGCCGAACAGTATCTGGCCTTCGTCGAGGCCGCCCGGGAGACCCGGCTGGAGCTGGCGGCCGACTATCTGGTCATGGCCGCCTGGCTCGCCTATCTCAAATCGCGCCTGCTGCTGCCCTCGCCGCCGAGCGACGACCAGCCGAGCGGCGAGGAGCTGGCCGCCGCGCTCGCCTTCCGCCTGCAGCGGCTCGAGGCCATGCGGGCCGCCGCCGGTGCCCTGATGGAGCGGCGCCGGCTGGGCCGCGAGGTGTTCGCGCGCGGGCGCCCGGAGGCGGTAGCGGTCGACCGGCAGGATGTCTGGCAGGCGAGCCTTTACGATCTCCTGACCGCCTATGCGGGCCTGCGCCAGCGCCAAATGGTCACCACCGTGCGGGTCGCGCGGCGCCAGGTCTGGGCGCTCGCCGACGCGCGCGTCATCCTGGAGCGCCTGGTCGGGCGGATCGCCGACTGGACACCGATCGTCACCTTCCTCGGCGCCTATCTGTCGCCGGAGATGCGCGCCACCGTGATCGCATCCTCCTTCTCGGCGAGCCTGGAACTGGTGCGCGAGGGCAAGCTGGAGATCCGCCAGGCCGAGGCCTTCGAACCCCTCTTCATCCGCACCCCGCCCGCCCCGCGCGACGAACCAGCGCGAGGGTCGGAATGA
- the groL gene encoding chaperonin GroEL (60 kDa chaperone family; promotes refolding of misfolded polypeptides especially under stressful conditions; forms two stacked rings of heptamers to form a barrel-shaped 14mer; ends can be capped by GroES; misfolded proteins enter the barrel where they are refolded when GroES binds), producing MAAKDVRFSLDARDRMLRGVDILANAVKVTLGPKGRNVVIEKSYGAPRITKDGVTVAKEIELEDRFENMGAQMVREVASKTNDIAGDGTTTATVLAQAIVKEGAKAVAAGMNPMDLKRGVDLAVEAVVADLKARAKKVTSNEEIAQVGTISSNGDTEIGRFLAEAMQKVGNEGVITVEEAKSLTTELDVVEGMQFDRGYISPYFITNADKMRVELEDPYILIFEKKLSGLQAMLPVLETVVQSGKPLLIIAEDVEGEALATLVVNKLRGGLKIAAVKAPGFGDRRKAMLEDIAILTNGQVISEDLGIKLENVTLDMLGRAKRVMIEKENTTIVDGAGSKKEIEGRVGQIKAQIEETTSDYDREKLQERLAKLAGGVAVIRVGGATEVEVKEKKDRVDDAMHATRAAVEEGILPGGGVALLRAIKALDSLKPANSDQKTGIEIVRKAIQAPARQIAINAGDDGSIVVGKILESQDNAFGWNAQTGEYGDMFKFGVIDPAKVVRTALQDAASVSGLLITTEAMIAERPKKADAGPAMPGGGMGGMDF from the coding sequence ATGGCTGCCAAAGACGTACGTTTTTCCCTCGATGCGCGTGACCGGATGCTGCGCGGCGTCGATATCCTCGCCAATGCGGTCAAGGTGACGCTCGGCCCGAAGGGCCGCAACGTGGTCATCGAGAAGTCTTACGGCGCCCCGCGGATCACCAAGGACGGCGTCACCGTCGCCAAGGAGATCGAGCTGGAGGACCGCTTCGAGAACATGGGCGCCCAGATGGTGCGCGAAGTGGCCTCGAAGACCAACGACATCGCCGGCGACGGCACCACCACCGCCACCGTGCTCGCCCAGGCGATCGTGAAGGAAGGCGCCAAGGCGGTGGCCGCCGGCATGAACCCGATGGACCTGAAGCGCGGCGTCGATCTCGCCGTCGAGGCCGTCGTGGCGGACCTCAAGGCCCGCGCCAAGAAGGTCACCTCGAACGAGGAGATCGCCCAGGTCGGCACCATCTCGTCCAACGGCGATACCGAAATCGGTCGCTTCCTGGCCGAGGCGATGCAGAAGGTCGGCAACGAGGGCGTGATCACGGTCGAGGAGGCCAAGAGCCTGACGACCGAGCTCGACGTGGTCGAGGGCATGCAGTTCGACCGCGGCTACATCTCGCCCTACTTCATCACCAACGCCGACAAGATGCGTGTCGAGTTGGAAGACCCCTACATCCTGATCTTCGAGAAGAAGCTGTCCGGACTGCAGGCCATGCTGCCGGTGCTCGAGACGGTCGTCCAGTCGGGCAAGCCGCTGCTAATCATCGCCGAGGATGTCGAGGGCGAGGCGCTCGCGACCCTGGTGGTCAACAAGCTCCGCGGCGGCCTCAAGATCGCGGCCGTCAAGGCGCCGGGCTTCGGCGATCGCCGCAAGGCGATGCTCGAGGACATCGCCATCTTGACCAACGGCCAGGTCATCTCCGAGGATCTCGGCATCAAGCTTGAGAATGTCACGCTCGACATGCTCGGCCGCGCCAAGCGCGTGATGATCGAGAAGGAGAACACCACCATCGTCGACGGCGCCGGCTCCAAGAAGGAGATCGAGGGCCGCGTCGGGCAGATCAAGGCGCAGATCGAGGAGACCACCTCGGACTACGACCGCGAGAAGCTGCAGGAGCGTCTGGCCAAGCTCGCCGGCGGCGTCGCGGTGATCCGCGTCGGCGGTGCGACCGAGGTCGAGGTCAAGGAGAAGAAGGATCGCGTCGACGACGCCATGCACGCGACCCGTGCGGCGGTCGAAGAAGGCATCCTGCCGGGCGGCGGCGTCGCCCTGCTGCGCGCCATCAAGGCGCTCGACAGCCTCAAGCCGGCCAACAGCGACCAGAAGACCGGCATCGAGATCGTTCGCAAGGCGATCCAGGCTCCGGCCCGTCAGATCGCCATCAATGCGGGCGACGACGGCTCGATCGTGGTCGGCAAGATTCTGGAGAGCCAGGACAATGCCTTCGGCTGGAACGCGCAGACCGGCGAATATGGCGACATGTTCAAGTTCGGCGTGATCGACCCGGCCAAGGTCGTCCGCACCGCGCTGCAGGACGCCGCGTCGGTGTCCGGTCTCCTGATCACCACCGAGGCGATGATCGCCGAGCGGCCGAAGAAGGCCGACGCCGGTCCGGCGATGCCGGGTGGCGGCATGGGCGGCATGGACTTCTGA